The segment AACCCTTTAAATATCCTTGTTTAGGTGGTTTGTATAGAGCCACATATGGGATAACTTGACCAACTGTCATTTTTCAAATCCTCAGCGCACATCTTTGTTGTGTATGGTTTTCATTTAGGGAAGAGGCTGGCACGGTGAACTCAGTCCTTCTCTGCCCTCCTCGCCTCCTAGGCCAGAATGTCGCTCCTCTTGCTGCACCAGACCACCAAGGCGACCATGGCCAGCGTGAGGACAATGGGGACGAGGATGAGCGTCATTAGCTTGCCGTCTGACGGGTCCTTCCACTCTTCCCGCTCCAAGGTGCAGTTGGAGAAAAAGTGCTTGTGTATGTGGATAATGTATCTCTCCACCAGGGGATTGGGCCAGTAGCAGTTGACCGATAGGGATTTTGTCTCTGTGCAGAGGGTGAAGATGTTGTACTCACTGAGGAGGAGAAcgggaagaagagagaaacagggtTAGAAGGTCATCACCACTAATCCAGAGCTATTCGTAACCTTAGAGCGCTTTTTAAAACTTGCCCACAGTTAGGAAGATTCTAATAGTGAAGGTGGACCGGGTGGGCAGTTTCTcactgcatgaaaacaacatcattTATTCTGCATCCACTTCCGTGAAGGGCAGACAGTCATTAAAAGCCTACAGTGGTTTAGCTCGtttttttcccactgtgacTGGGGATGTACCGACTCTCACTTGCCTTTCTCACCCAGCCCTCCTTCACTTCAACAGGCATTCAGATCCATTGAGAGCTTTAGTGAAGCTTTTCAGGCTTTGAGGTCTGTTTTGATGAATCCATTCAGCCAACTCTAATCCCTCTCTAACGTGAAGTCTCAATCCTCCAGTTCCAGCTTTTTCCATTCAGCTGTCCCTGTTCTCACCATCTCACAGTGGACTGAACAACAACTATATTGTATCCACACTGGTTTTACATCTGAACATGAAATTATGTGAAACTAGGGTTGGATAGGGCTGGATAGAAAGCAGAGCATCTGCAACCTCAGTAATTAAAGCCACTGAGTGATAAGCAGCACAGTGCTAACATGTTCCTTTTCACTGCTAAGTCTGTTTGTTTAAAGAACTCATATTGTATTTGACATCGGCTTTGTTATGGAGATTTGTTAtgattgtgttgtgtgttccTTGACTTATTAAACTCTGGGATGTGACTACATGGCACTAAGtcaaataactgaaataaaaaaaaatttaattgtaTGTTGGATCCACTCTATAAGTTTAGAAGTCCTCCATATTTACAGACAGACATGAGTGTGATATTAAGCAACATATGGAGTATGTAAGGCAGCATGAGTTCAttgttacaaaaaaatatatactctGACAATTAATCTTAGTTGCTGGTTAACAAgtagaacatttacatttagcagaagcttttatccaaagtgacaaggtacaaggcaaaggcagggtaaggcCTGGGTGCCAATCTTACcgctacactatccagccactctTCATCTTCAACATTAAGTAAAACTGCTGTAGTTATTCAGAACACTATTATGTGCTACAAATGACATAAACCCTGGTGTCTGTAGGAggtactgtgtactgtactgtacaatataaAGAACACCGTGAGTGCATCTAAGGCCAAAAATGCACCACGTGCCAATGGTAAGTGACAAATCTGAGCACAAGTTCATCATTAAACCAGTGAAAGCTCATATTGTGGAAAGAGAAACACTCCACACCAATGCAGTTCTTTAAATGAATGTAGTAAGATGCAGGGTGATGGATGTCATTTTAACACACTATcaattttccattttatattATAGCTCTATGTTAATAGCCTCTTCTTGTCAAACCAACCGAGTTGAATCAGGAATTTTTTaaggtagaaataaaaaaaaaatgtccagtATGTAGCAGAGCTTTCAGGCAGAAGTAATCAGAACGCAGGAGCATGGGGAATTACAGCTTTTGAAGTTATGTCCCAAATGTAATCCACAGCAGCTAACAGGTTTTCAATGTGTTGACACGACATACTCAGCCGCAAGGCCAAAGCACCAGCTTGGCTGGGTTCACAGTCAGTTTCTATTACACTGTAGGAGAGGAACATACTACCAATGTGTGTATTCACATGAAGCTTTTCTGGGTGCAGACACAGCTGAAGCATCTGATAGCTACTTCAGTATCTAATCTAAAAGGAAAGTTTTCTTTAGGGAATCATCTGATAGCTTTACCGGGAAGCTCCCTGTGAAACCAGGACTGATGACATGATTGAGTACTCTAATGCAGCCAGCAAAGAAGTTGTTCTGTCATGCAACAACAATGATATAACATGTCAATATGTTAATATGCAGTTAAATCTATTTTATTGTATGTGAGGCTGAATGATACGATTAACTACGAGTAAATTTGCCAGTATGCATGGTTGTTGCATTTCATGAAATCCATATAGTAGttatgtctttaaaaacaacaatttaccATCGCAGCTACTGCAATTTAATACATGTCTGCAAGCATGTTGTATTGTAATAACATACTATCCGAATCAGACAGACTAAAATAAGTTCCGCTTTCAAAGATGCCTGAAACAGCTTCTCTCCAtggagcatatttctactaaatAAATATTCCAAAAAGTTACATACTATAACTTTAGCTCTAAAAGctagtttaaaaacaaataaaaaacatattagtgaattattataatatacactgtatgtgtgtatgtgcatggtGTCACTGAGGCTGGAACTAACTGacttatttcttctttaaagTTTCAGGATTAGTGACGGAAAACAGCATTGGCTTTTACCTGGCTCTCTCAAAGGAAGCAGACTGGAGGCACATAAGAGAGACATTCTGATTTTAATCCCACAATCGCCAGCTTACAGATAACAATGGTAATGTGGCTGCTTGATGCAATTAAACAAAGTGACACCAGGTATGAAACTTGATTTGAACAGTTTTAACTACTCATAGTCCTTATGTGATTTGACCCATTAACTGTCCTCTCCCTGGAGGCAGTGACGGCCATGTAGCTCACAGAACCCATTTATGAGGTTTGCTCATTTAAGTGATCATTACTTGTCATTAGTGGCAGCAGGAAAAAGCTGTGATGACTGTAAATCAGCATCTGGTCTACGCAAGGCCCTGACCGTAATTCAGCACTCTGCACTCTTACTGCCCCCCCCCTCCTGCCCTGTACATGCGTGATCTGACAGAAAATCAATGTTATTAGAAGGAAATGAAATGGAcgcacatatacaaacacagcCTCCCAGTGCTTTGTATATACCATCTCGGACCGGCtaattttaaacaacaacagtcaCGTCGGCTGCGTGTTTGGCCGGCAGCTATCACTGCAGAGAGCCACGGCTCATTTGTCAAAGAGACGAGGCTCAGAAAGaggttttacacacacatacaaagagaTGTTTTATTTAGCTCAAACTAccaaacatctgcacagatgtttcagctcTGCCTTCTTCAGTTTCATGCATCCTGTAAAAGTCTGGTTCCTGTAAAATCCTGTTTTGCATCAAATCACTAATCGGCTCATTGATTCTGTGTCTACAGGCCACTTTGTGTCAGTTCCAGTTTTAGCTACTGTCAGGATGACACCATGTTCTCCTATACATGCAGGGCTGTATGTTGCAATAAAATACAGGGGTTACGATTCAATATATTGGGATATACTGCAATACTGCCAGCAAGGCAATATACTGAGATTTTTGAAATCTAATTTTAGGAAAACTGAGTTTAGAGACCAGACCatcatatgtttaaaaaaaaactttttgcctttttcatGCAATCAGAAAATCTATTTTAGTGCTCGAAGCGCTGTCTGCAACTAACTTTAGCAAGTGAATTTCTAATTGAAAATCTATACAGTGTTTTCCAGAACCATTAAGAGACAATAACCTAATGAAATTAGATCTCTGTAATCCCCTACTCTGTGCAGTCCCACACACTGTAAATTCTCACTCAGGAATTTAGTGAACtatttttaacttaaatatctaagttttatatttttatgataATTCTACTTAAAATGTGTAGTTTTGGTTGTAAGAACTTAAAGGCGTATGATGTAAAATAATGAGTTAAATTCATTAACgttaacaaaaacataatcatacatacatttacatgcaTAACCTACATAACACAGTCACAGATTATAGTAGTGAGAATCCAACAGGTTTAACACTAGTCTTTGTTGATTACCtcctcagtgtgtttacatgactTTCTATGCTGaaatacactgatcagccacaacattaaaaccaacagaGGGTGTTAATGTTCTGTTCCGTTTCTGTTTTTCTAAGAAAGCCTGGGTGTCCTCTGTCACGTATCATACATCATACACCCAAATTAATTgtttgtctaaaaaaaaaaaaaaaaaaacatgaacccATGCAGGCAGAGTTCTCAGAAAGGCAAGTCATTCAGTGTTTCCCACAGAATGTTGGCTATGAAACGGTCCCTGTTGATGCTTGATGTCCTCCCATCTCTCAGTCACATGATGAGTAAGCCATCACAGACACATTACACTGTGAAAATGACCAGATCGTGCAGGGTTATGACACAGAGAACAGCCAACAGAGCTGTTAACCCAAGTCATATGACTTCAGACACTCAACGAACAACACAACACCAACTGGACTTGGACATGAAAGACACCACTTCCTGTGTCCTCAGTGAGAGTCCAAGCAGGCTTCATATTTGAGAGACgggttttattaaatgttgttttttattgttaaacctGAAATCGATCAGGCAAACTTGGTTACAAACAGCTGCTTATTTACAAACGAAGCAGACGTCAAGTAACACAAAAAGCCATTTGGAGCTGCATTTCCACGGCACCGCCTGCACAGATCGCtatagataataaataaatctgatttatttatttcaagaTGAATTCATATTTCTGacacaaatgtgtaaaagtTGCAAACAGGTTGATTATCATGGTACACAAGATGACTATGTTTATGACTAATTGTCACCTGTGACTGTCAAATGTACAGTACCTCCTATATTCTTTCTCTTTGAAgtcctgagggaaatatctgtgtctgcagctgcttaatgctccactgtgttcaccaCTTAGTCTCTAACTGTGGCTGACTGCTGAGCAGGTGGCTCTTTAGTCCATTAGAAGTGTTCCTGGCAAATTTATTAACACATATTAGATGAGAAAAACAGAGTGAGCACAAGATGGATGAAGCTGGTTGATTGCTCTTCTCAGAATCTGTGTATGTTATTGCACAAGTAACCAGTCTCACGGCTCCCTCCCTGTGGCTCTGCAGTGTAAggagaataaaatgaatgtgagAGGCCAAAGGTGAAGGAAAGGAATGAGGTGAAAAGCTGGATTGATTCAGACGCTTCTTAAAACCAACTCATTCAGCCAGTTGCAGGAGGCCAATGGGGATTACAGTTTTCTGTGAAGCGCCATCGTGGAAGATGGGCAACCCCTTAACTACAACTACAAATATAGAACACTCAGACAGGAAGGCAACAGTACTTAAAAAAACAGTAGTGATAAAGATAAGAGCTTAAAAATGTGGGGGTGTTTAAGTGTCCAGATACCATTTATCTAGCACAGATGGTTATTGGTTACACAAAATGACTGAGCTGCTTTGTAGTAACTCGTAAAAGCTGCTGCCAGTGAAGTGTCCCGACAGCACATTTGCACTTCGTTCAGCGGCTTCCATCAAGCTGCATGGGGCAACAAATGTAAGGAAACAATTTCATTTTACTCCTAAGATTTGTCACATCCTGGGCTCTCTGgttgagggggggggggggggtaatcTTCTGTGCTGCAGGCCTGTTTTGAAGCCTGAATGATTAGAAAATCGTTTCATAGCAGAGAATACCAGATCCTGTATGTACCAAGTAAACAGTTATTCcctcactgatgaactgaaatcTCCTAAATAAAGGGGGAGTGGGGGTGGGTGTTGCTGCTGATAATCCGCTCTGGGAGTACATGAAGTCAGTTTAGGCGTTGATAAATGCCTCACAAATAAAACTACACTGATTCTGCGTGTGTATCGGTGTGTGTTGTCTGAACTAATAATGATAAATGCACATGTCGGGTGGAACTGGGATAAATGAAGATAGTATTTGGACATTGAACATTACCAATACCAACCAGTTATTGCATTCCCTTTCAATAAACACATCGACCAAGCCCGAACATCACCACTTAGCTGAGTAATgtcttatatttatatatagtgcTAAAACTGGGAAAATATGATGAGCatgctttgtctttttacaaGCACTCTCTTTATTTCCCCAGAGTTGAGGCAAACGTACAGGCGCTCCATTCACTTCCTTGGCGAAACTGAGTCAGCttaaaaagacttttttttatgtaatttccTACAAATATGTCACTCCATTTCACTGACACTCACAAAACCTTCTTTTCAAGCATATTACACAAACATAACCATAACACAATGAAACCACCAGCGTACCTAAAAATAAATACGGGCTTTGCACCAAATGTTCTGTTACTGAGAGTTCCACAATAAAGAGGAGAATTAAACTCTGAGATTGGAATAAAGAACATTTCCTCTGAACAAGTGTGCTAGTATATGAGTATATAGGCTATCATGTGTGTTTAACAATTTAGCAACACAACTGTAACAGCGTAACACAACAACACACGATTGGACCTCTGGAGAACACTATAGTATAGATTGTTCAATCTGCTTTACAGGGGCAGATCAATGAGGGAGGAGCAGTTTCTAAAGCTGTAATTGCTGAAACTGGACAATATGATGGCAAATATAACTAGACCCCACCAGATTTTAAAAGCTTGTGTAACTTCTTTATGTTGAACTGACACTTCAAACTGTTCCACTCACTACTTTGATTGGATCTACCtcattaaacatattaaaaaaaacctaaacCTTCTGCTTTGGTGCTGCAAAGACTGTCATTCAGTCCCCTGCCACTGCCTCCATATGGTCGTACCTGATGAAGTGTGTAAGGTTACACCTGTACTGCGGGTCTATGTGCTCCATGTCCCGCTTGAACTCCTCTCCACAGACCTCCACCTCCCAGTGCAGACGGGACTCATTGCAGGCTTTGCTCGGCCGGGGCGGAGTGGGCTCTATGTTGAAACTGTCAGTGGCTAACaggacagaaagaggagagcagagtACTCAGAGTTACAGGTGGAGAACTTCTGATGAATACTCATGACAGTAGAGGAACTGACAAAGATGGATTATTACTTAATTACAATAGTTTAATAGTATCCAGTATTTTTggacattattatttttctctttacgTCATACAGCTGTGatgtacatgtttttatacTGTCCATTATCAGTTCAATTTCCACTCACTACtttcttctacttctacttACTTCTACTTTCTTTTCACGATGAGTTACACTTTCATCTTCTTTCAGAGTTGGACAGACGATGGAATGGAATGAAATAGAATGAAATGATGGGTGGTTGACTGGATGGATGTGCTTACCTGATAATCCTCTCATCATCCAGGTACtgactgtaaaaacaaaataacagaagtCAGATTGGTTCCTTTATGTTGAATATATTCAATAGGAATCTGTTTTACAGCTACCTCTACAACTCTCAGTGACCCTTGCTCACCCCCATGTACTTTATCCACATATATACAGAGGGAAGGAccagcagagagatgaagg is part of the Anabas testudineus chromosome 2, fAnaTes1.2, whole genome shotgun sequence genome and harbors:
- the LOC113164860 gene encoding receptor activity-modifying protein 3-like, yielding MDTHELAVLKLLIVGVLVSTWMMRGLSATDSFNIEPTPPRPSKACNESRLHWEVEVCGEEFKRDMEHIDPQYRCNLTHFISEYNIFTLCTETKSLSVNCYWPNPLVERYIIHIHKHFFSNCTLEREEWKDPSDGKLMTLILVPIVLTLAMVALVVWCSKRSDILA